From the genome of Miscanthus floridulus cultivar M001 chromosome 10, ASM1932011v1, whole genome shotgun sequence, one region includes:
- the LOC136486179 gene encoding nicotianamine aminotransferase 1-like isoform X1: MEENGGAGTTKWSISRPSEGTPLEVAGTMSIRAVLDRVFSSVDGSGPRPVLTLGSGDPTASPCFRPPPEAEDAIVEALRSGKHNGYSPTVGVLPARRAIAEYLSRDLSYQLSPDNIYLTAGCCQAIEVIISVLAQPGSNVLLPKPGFPLYESRTMFSNLEARHFNLIPDRGWEADLESLEALADENTVAMVIINPSNPCGSVYSYDHLAKIAETARKLGIIIIADEVYDHLVFGNKPFIPMGVFADIVPVITLGSISKRWLVPGWRLGWIATCDPNCVLKEAQVDKLIENYINITNDPATFIQGAVPQIIANTKEDYFNKILNLLRNSADLCYNKIKETRGITCPHKPEGSMFVMVKLDLSWLDGIQDDLDFCCRLAKEDSVIVLPGSALGMKDWIRINFATDVPTLENALERIKSFCQRHAKLQA; this comes from the exons TCGCGGGAACCATGAGTATCCGCGCAGTGCTCGACCGTGTCTTCTCCTCGGTAGACGGCTCGGGCCCGCGGCCAGTGCTGACGCTCGGCAGCGGTGACCCCACAGCCTCGCCCTGCTTCAGGCCTCCGCCCGAGGCCGAGGACGCCATAGTGGAGGCGCTCCGATCTGGGAAGCACAACGGTTACTCACCGACGGTCGGCGTCCTCCCGGCGCGCCG TGCTATTGCAGAGTACCTATCTCGGGATCTTTCCTATCAGCTTTCACCAGACAATATTTACCTCACTGCTGGATGCTGCCAAGCTATTGAGGTCATCATCTCTGTCCTTGCTCAGCCTGGCTCCAATGTCTTGCTTCCCAAACCTGGGTTTCCATTGTACGAGTCACGGACCATGTTCAGTAATCTTGAGGCCCGACATTTTAACCTTATTCCTGATCGTGGCTGGGAGGCTGACCTTGAGTCTCTGGAAGCTCTTGCTGATGAGAATACTGTTGCGATGGTCATTATAAATCCTAGTAACCCTTGTGGGAGTGTATACTCATATGATCATTTGGCCAAA atTGCGGAGACTGCAAGGAAACTTGGAATAATAATCATAGCTGACGAGGTATATGACCATTTGGTTTTTGGCAATAAGCCTTTTATACCAATGGGTGTCTTTGCGGATATAGTTCCAGTGATCACCTTGGGATCTATATCTAAAAGATGGCTTGTGCCTGGTTGGCGACTTGGTTGGATAGCCACGTGCGACCCGAATTGTGTGTTAAAGGAAGCTCAG GTTGACAAATTGATTGAAAACTATATCAATATCACAAATGATCCTGCAACATTTATCCAG GGCGCAGTCCCTCAAATAATAGCCAACACAAAGGAAGATTACTTCAACAAAATACTTAATCTTTTGAGGAACTCTGCAGATTTATGTTATAATAAAATAAAGGAGACTAGGGGCATCACATGCCCTCACAAGCCAGAGGGATCAATGTTTGTTATG GTAAAATTGGATCTCTCTTGGTTGGATGGCATCCAGGACGATTTGGACTTCTGCTGCAGGTTGGCAAAAGAGGACTCTGTAATAGTGTTACCAG GAAGTGCACTAGGAATGAAGGACTGGATTCGTATCAATTTCGCTACGGATGTACCTACTCTTGAGAATGCCCTCGAACGGATCAAGTCCTTCTGCCAGAGGCATGCTAAACTACAAGCATAA
- the LOC136486179 gene encoding nicotianamine aminotransferase 1-like isoform X2, producing the protein MEENGGAGTTKWSISRPSEGTPLEVAGTMSIRAVLDRVFSSVDGSGPRPVLTLGSGDPTASPCFRPPPEAEDAIVEALRSGKHNGYSPTVGVLPARRAIAEYLSRDLSYQLSPDNIYLTAGCCQAIEVIISVLAQPGSNVLLPKPGFPLYESRTMFSNLEARHFNLIPDRGWEADLESLEALADENTVAMVIINPSNPCGSVYSYDHLAKIAETARKLGIIIIADEVYDHLVFGNKPFIPMGVFADIVPVITLGSISKRWLVPGWRLGWIATCDPNCVLKEAQVDKLIENYINITNDPATFIQGAVPQIIANTKEDYFNKILNLLRNSADLCYNKIKETRGITCPHKPEGSMFVMVKLDLSWLDGIQDDLDFCCS; encoded by the exons TCGCGGGAACCATGAGTATCCGCGCAGTGCTCGACCGTGTCTTCTCCTCGGTAGACGGCTCGGGCCCGCGGCCAGTGCTGACGCTCGGCAGCGGTGACCCCACAGCCTCGCCCTGCTTCAGGCCTCCGCCCGAGGCCGAGGACGCCATAGTGGAGGCGCTCCGATCTGGGAAGCACAACGGTTACTCACCGACGGTCGGCGTCCTCCCGGCGCGCCG TGCTATTGCAGAGTACCTATCTCGGGATCTTTCCTATCAGCTTTCACCAGACAATATTTACCTCACTGCTGGATGCTGCCAAGCTATTGAGGTCATCATCTCTGTCCTTGCTCAGCCTGGCTCCAATGTCTTGCTTCCCAAACCTGGGTTTCCATTGTACGAGTCACGGACCATGTTCAGTAATCTTGAGGCCCGACATTTTAACCTTATTCCTGATCGTGGCTGGGAGGCTGACCTTGAGTCTCTGGAAGCTCTTGCTGATGAGAATACTGTTGCGATGGTCATTATAAATCCTAGTAACCCTTGTGGGAGTGTATACTCATATGATCATTTGGCCAAA atTGCGGAGACTGCAAGGAAACTTGGAATAATAATCATAGCTGACGAGGTATATGACCATTTGGTTTTTGGCAATAAGCCTTTTATACCAATGGGTGTCTTTGCGGATATAGTTCCAGTGATCACCTTGGGATCTATATCTAAAAGATGGCTTGTGCCTGGTTGGCGACTTGGTTGGATAGCCACGTGCGACCCGAATTGTGTGTTAAAGGAAGCTCAG GTTGACAAATTGATTGAAAACTATATCAATATCACAAATGATCCTGCAACATTTATCCAG GGCGCAGTCCCTCAAATAATAGCCAACACAAAGGAAGATTACTTCAACAAAATACTTAATCTTTTGAGGAACTCTGCAGATTTATGTTATAATAAAATAAAGGAGACTAGGGGCATCACATGCCCTCACAAGCCAGAGGGATCAATGTTTGTTATG GTAAAATTGGATCTCTCTTGGTTGGATGGCATCCAGGACGATTTGGACTTCTGCTGCAG TTAA